Below is a genomic region from Isosphaeraceae bacterium EP7.
CGACACCGACTATAAGCTGAAGCCGATCACGTCGCCTCAGCTTGACGTCGAGGCCATCGAGATCCCCGAGACGGGGCCGATGCTCTTCGAGCTGGATATCGAAGTCCAGCCCGAGTTCTCGCTGCCAGCCTACAAGGCCCTCTCGGTCAAGCGGCCCGTCCGCCAGGTCACCGAGGCCGACATCGACGGTCAGGTGCAGGCGTTCCTGGAACGCTATGCCCAGCTCGTCCCCAAGCTTGAGGGTGGCGCCGAGGTTGGCGACTATGTCACGGCCAATCTGAACTTCCACCTCGACGGCAAGACGCTCAACGAGGTCAAGGAAGTCCAGTTCCGCCTCTATCCCGAGCTGCGGTTCCAGGATGGCGTCGTCCCCGACGCCGCCGGTGCCCTGGCCGGAGTGAAGGCCGACGAGAGCCGCGAGACGACCGCCATCATCGGCTCGTCGTCCCCCAGCCCCGAGCTGCGTGGCAAGACCATCGCCGTGACCTTCCAGGTCCTCGACCTGAAGCGTCTGCGGCTCCCCGAGGTCGACGCCGCCTTCTTCGAAATGACGGGCTTCGACGACCTGGCCGACCTCCGCGAAGCCCTCAAGGGCATGCTCGGTCGCCGCTACGAATTCCAGGCCCGCCAGGATGTCCGCAAGCAGATCCTCGATGCCCTGGTCTCCGAGACCAACTTCGAGCTGCCCATCGACCTCGTCGGCCGCCAGGAACGCGGGACCGTCCGCCGGATGGTCGCCGAGCTGCGTGACAGCGGCCTCTCCGAGTCGCAGATCCGCGCCCGCGAGGCCGAGATCCGCGCCAACGCTCACGAGAGCACGCTGCGGAGCCTGAAGGAATTCTTCATCCTCTCGCAGATCGCCGAGGTCGAAGAGGTGAAGGTCGAGGAAGCCGATTTCGAGCAGGAAATCGAGGCGATGGCCGCCAGGACGGATGAGAGCCCCAGGCGCATCCGTGCCCGGATCGAGAAGGAAAACCTGGCCGACTCGCTGGCCACGCAGATCCTCGAACGCAAGACCATCGACCGCATCCTCGAGTTCACCAAGGTCGAAGACGTTCCCCTCGTCCTCGAGGAACGCGACGTCGAGACCCTCGACGAGGCGGCCGTGGCCGCCCCGCTGGAATCCCCCGAGACAACCCCCGAGCCGACCGAAGGCCAGGGTTGAGCCAGGGAAGGCAATCAGGGCCGTGACCTCACGGCCTGAGTGTTCCGAGCGTCTGCCCCTCTTCCACTCGTCCAGTACCCCCCGGCGCCGCGCGGCGCCCGGGGGTCGCGCCCCGGAGGATGTCGCCGATGTTCGACCAGCATCCGCTCGCCAGCCCCACGATCCAGCGCTATAAAGACTATGCGCGCCAGCGCCAGATGACCCTCGGCGACTTGCTCCTGGAGAACCGGATCATCTTCCTCGAAGGTGTGATCCGCGACGACTCGGCCAACGCCACGGTCATGAAGCTGCTCTACCTGCAATTCGAGAATCGATCGCAGGGTATCTCCTTCTACATCAACAGCCCGGGCGGCAGCGTCAGCGCCACCCTGGCCATTTACGACACGATGCAGTTCATCGACTGCCCGATCGCCACCTATTGCATTGGCATGGCGGCCTCCGGCGGTGCGGTGCTGCTGGCCGGCGGTGCCAAGGGCAAGCGGTACTCGCTGCCGCACTCCAAGATCATGATCCACCAGCCCTATGGGCAGGTCGGCGGCCAGATCTCCGACATCGAGATCCAGGCCCGCGAGATCATGGACAACAAGCGGATCATCAACGAGATCCTCGCCAAGCACACCGGCCAGCCCTTCGACGTCGTGGCCCGCGACACCGAGCGCGACCGCTACCTCACGGCGATCCAGGCCAAGGAATACGGCGTCGTCGACGAGGTGGTCGGCCACATCCCCAGCTCGGCCGTCGCCGGCGGAGCCGGAGAGGCGGCCAAGCCCAGCGCCTGACCGATTACGAAACGAACCCGAGAACATCGCCGCCGCCGCGTACCGGCCCATATGCCGGCGCGGCGGCCCTCACAAGATCCGCGGCCTGCGCCCGACGCCCCACCCCGAGGACCTCAGCTCATGGCACTGATCCCCATCGTGATCGAGCGGAGCGGTCGCGAAGAGCGGGCGATGGACATCTACTCGCGCCTGCTCCAGGACCGCATCATCATCCTCGGCACGGCCATCGACGACCACGTCTCCAACTCGATCGTCGCCCAGATGCTCGTGCTTGCCCACCAGGATGCCAAGGCCGACATCCACCTCTACATCAACAGCCCGGGCGGCAGCGTCACCGCCGGCCTGGCCATCTACGACACGATGCAGTGGGTCCCCTGCGACGTGGCCACCTACTGCATCGGCCAGTGCGCCAGCATGGGCTCGCTGCTGCTGGCCGCCGGAGCCAAGGGCAAGCGCAACGCCCTGCCGCACGGACGGATCATGATCCACCAGCCGCTTGCCGGCATGGAAGGCACGGCGACGGAGATCCTGATCCACGCCGAAGAGTTCATGCGGATGAAGAAGCAGCTCAACGGGATCTACCAGAAGCACACCGGCCAGACCCTCGAGAAGCTCGAGGCCGACACCGACCGCGACCGCTTCATGTCCCCCGAGGAGGCCCGTGACTACGGCCTCATCGATAGCGTGGTCGACCGCGAGCCCCCGGTCACCCTAAATAAAGACGCCATCTGAGCCAGGTTGCCCCGCTCGGACGCGACAATCAACACCGGCCCTCGACTCCCGCTTGATGCGAGGGTCGAGGGCCGTCTGCGTTGTGTCCATGGCAACCAGAATCGTCGAGAATTCGCGGGATGGAACCTCACGATGGGCGACTTTCAGAACTCGCCCCGATCGGCCTTGACGGTTCCCGCGAAAACCGTAGTCTATCCCTTGTACCCCGGGTCACCGAGGTACGGACCGGGGCGTAGCGCAGTTTGGCTAGCGCGCTAGACTGGGGGTCTAGAGGTCGTGGGTTCAAATCCCGCCGCCCCGATTCTGTGCAAGATGTTCACGTTAAAGGGCTTGCGGCCGTGTGCCGCGAGCCCTTTTTCTTTGCGCCGTGTGACTCATGACACAATTCTGACACAGAGTTGCGGTTGTATTGGTCCTGGGTCGGCCCGAATCTCGGCCACTCAATCTACGGTCTCCGCGTCTCGACGTCGTCCGTAAGTCATCAAGGACGGCAAGAATCGATCCTCTTTTCCTTCCGTGTCGGCTGGCGTCGCTGGCGGTGAGAGACGCTCGCGCTCGGGGCCTTCGACCGTTACACTTCGAGGCATGAGTCCTCCGCTTCGCACCGAGTTCGACTCCATCGACTTCCTCGTCGTCACCCCGCGCACCCGCAACTGTTCCCTCATCGCAACTTCACCCAGACGTTGAGAAGTCGCCCGACGTCTCTCGGCCTGTCGCGGAAGTGGCGTTTGCCTTCTTGCCCGGGTTCGATCCGGGGCTGTGGGATGAGACTTCTCATCAACGAACGGCGGGGTCGTCCTCGCGGCCGGACTGCCGGGCGAATCGGGTTGGAGTGACGACCATGGAGTTGGCAACCCTGGGCGAGACCGGCCGGGTCCTCTCGCGGATCGGGCTGGGGCTGGCGGCCCTGGGTCGCCCCGGTTACATCAACCTGGGGCACGCGAGCGACCTCCGGGGCGACCACGATGTCCCGGCGATGGAGTCGCGAGCATTTTCTGTCCTCGACGCCGCGCATGCGGGCGGGGTCCGCTACTTTGACGCCGCCCGTTCCTACGGCCGGGCCGAGGAGTTCCTGGCCGGATGGCTGGCCACGCGGCGGATTGCCCCCGCCGCGGTGACGGTCGGGTCGAAGTGGGGCTACACCTACACCGCGGGCTGGCGGGTCGAGGCCGAGCGGCACGAGGTCAAGGACCACTCGCTCGGCAACCTGCGTCGTCAGGTGGTCGAGAGTCGGGGCCTGCTGGGGGGGC
It encodes:
- the tig gene encoding trigger factor is translated as MSTGEHEHETAVSAEDPRIESEEQGSGATTATEEAPAKRKLDLDVQISDAGPCKKHLKVAIPRADVDKEFDESFGTMKRQAQVPGFRPGRAPRQLVEKRFRKEVSGQVKSNLLMACLEQLDTDYKLKPITSPQLDVEAIEIPETGPMLFELDIEVQPEFSLPAYKALSVKRPVRQVTEADIDGQVQAFLERYAQLVPKLEGGAEVGDYVTANLNFHLDGKTLNEVKEVQFRLYPELRFQDGVVPDAAGALAGVKADESRETTAIIGSSSPSPELRGKTIAVTFQVLDLKRLRLPEVDAAFFEMTGFDDLADLREALKGMLGRRYEFQARQDVRKQILDALVSETNFELPIDLVGRQERGTVRRMVAELRDSGLSESQIRAREAEIRANAHESTLRSLKEFFILSQIAEVEEVKVEEADFEQEIEAMAARTDESPRRIRARIEKENLADSLATQILERKTIDRILEFTKVEDVPLVLEERDVETLDEAAVAAPLESPETTPEPTEGQG
- a CDS encoding ATP-dependent Clp protease proteolytic subunit yields the protein MFDQHPLASPTIQRYKDYARQRQMTLGDLLLENRIIFLEGVIRDDSANATVMKLLYLQFENRSQGISFYINSPGGSVSATLAIYDTMQFIDCPIATYCIGMAASGGAVLLAGGAKGKRYSLPHSKIMIHQPYGQVGGQISDIEIQAREIMDNKRIINEILAKHTGQPFDVVARDTERDRYLTAIQAKEYGVVDEVVGHIPSSAVAGGAGEAAKPSA
- a CDS encoding ATP-dependent Clp protease proteolytic subunit; the protein is MALIPIVIERSGREERAMDIYSRLLQDRIIILGTAIDDHVSNSIVAQMLVLAHQDAKADIHLYINSPGGSVTAGLAIYDTMQWVPCDVATYCIGQCASMGSLLLAAGAKGKRNALPHGRIMIHQPLAGMEGTATEILIHAEEFMRMKKQLNGIYQKHTGQTLEKLEADTDRDRFMSPEEARDYGLIDSVVDREPPVTLNKDAI